From Streptomyces sp. NBC_00690, a single genomic window includes:
- a CDS encoding MbtH family protein, with protein sequence MSTNPFDDENGRFYAVVNEEEQYALWPAFREVPPGWRTVFGEASRAEVLQYIEENWTDMRPLSLREAMAADAAH encoded by the coding sequence ATGTCCACGAACCCCTTCGACGACGAGAACGGCCGTTTCTACGCGGTGGTCAACGAGGAGGAGCAGTACGCCCTGTGGCCCGCCTTCCGCGAGGTGCCGCCCGGCTGGCGGACCGTCTTCGGCGAGGCGTCCCGCGCCGAGGTGCTCCAGTACATCGAGGAGAACTGGACCGACATGCGTCCGCTGAGCCTGCGTGAGGCGATGGCCGCCGACGCCGCGCACTGA